From the Candidatus Auribacterota bacterium genome, one window contains:
- the rfbF gene encoding glucose-1-phosphate cytidylyltransferase has product MKVVILAGGIGSRLSEETDVKPKPMIEIGGRPILWHIMKIYSHYGFNDFVICLGYKGYIIKEYFANYFLHLSDVTIDLSENATKVHSSKAEPWMVTLVDTGVETMTAGRIRRVKEYVGADTFMLTYGDGVAKIDIKELLAFHKKHAKYATVTAVQPSGRFGALNMDKGDMVVSFQEKPRGDGAWINGGFFVLEPQIFSYIKDDQTLWEREPLSSLARDGQLVAFRHSDFWMPMDTLREKRELENLWASGKAEWKVWDK; this is encoded by the coding sequence ATGAAAGTGGTTATTCTCGCGGGTGGGATTGGATCCAGGTTGAGCGAAGAAACCGATGTAAAACCGAAACCCATGATCGAAATAGGTGGCAGGCCTATACTCTGGCATATAATGAAGATATATTCACATTACGGTTTTAATGATTTCGTAATTTGCCTGGGGTATAAGGGGTATATCATAAAAGAATATTTTGCCAATTACTTTCTGCACCTATCGGATGTCACCATAGACCTGTCTGAAAATGCAACAAAGGTTCACAGCTCGAAGGCGGAACCGTGGATGGTGACGCTTGTTGATACCGGTGTGGAGACAATGACTGCGGGAAGGATACGCAGGGTGAAGGAATATGTGGGCGCTGATACCTTCATGCTCACGTATGGAGACGGAGTGGCGAAGATAGATATAAAGGAGCTACTGGCGTTTCATAAAAAGCACGCGAAATACGCTACCGTTACTGCGGTCCAACCCTCGGGAAGATTCGGGGCGTTGAACATGGATAAGGGCGATATGGTAGTGTCGTTTCAAGAAAAACCGAGGGGCGATGGGGCGTGGATAAACGGTGGATTTTTCGTTCTGGAGCCACAGATATTTTCCTACATAAAAGATGACCAGACTCTTTGGGAAAGAGAACCCTTGAGCAGTCTGGCCAGGGACGGCCAGCTTGTGGCATTCAGGCACAGCGACTTTTGGATGCCGATGGATACGTTGCGGGAAAAAAGGGAGCTGGAAAATTTATGGGCATCGGGGAAGGCTGAATGGAAGGTGTGGGACAAGTGA
- the rfbG gene encoding CDP-glucose 4,6-dehydratase — MDNSFIGFYKGKKVLVTGHTGFKGAWLSLWLQQLGANVIGFALPPPTKPSLFEVLKLKDRIAHVTGDVRDEKALRHVVGHYRPDIVFHMAAQSLVRVSYREPKLTYETNVMGAVNLFEAVRRAKGVRVVVNITSDKCYENREWLFGYREIDHMGGYDPYSSSKGCAEFVTTAYRNSFFNQKDYGRTHNVAVASVRAGNVIGGGDWAEDRLVPDCIRALAKNRTIILRNPGAVRPWQHVLEPLSGYLWLGALMWGGDICYSDAWNFGPDDEDNLTVGDTVKKIIELWGRGSYRIRRDARLHEAKLLKLDISKAHFKLGWRPVYHIYEALEKAIIWYEKYYGDRNDMYGYTVKQIKDYADRAHEIGIQWSA, encoded by the coding sequence ATGGATAATAGTTTCATTGGATTTTATAAAGGCAAAAAGGTTTTGGTGACCGGTCACACCGGTTTTAAAGGTGCGTGGCTCAGCTTATGGCTGCAACAGCTGGGGGCGAACGTAATCGGATTCGCCTTGCCCCCCCCTACAAAACCGAGCCTATTTGAGGTTTTGAAATTAAAAGATAGAATCGCGCATGTTACCGGCGATGTGAGGGATGAAAAGGCATTGAGGCATGTCGTCGGACACTACAGGCCGGATATCGTATTTCACATGGCTGCTCAATCCCTGGTCCGTGTCTCGTATCGGGAGCCGAAATTAACGTATGAAACCAATGTGATGGGTGCGGTAAATCTGTTTGAGGCGGTGAGGCGGGCGAAGGGCGTGAGGGTGGTGGTGAATATCACCAGTGATAAGTGCTATGAGAACAGGGAGTGGCTGTTTGGATACAGGGAAATCGACCACATGGGAGGATACGATCCCTACAGTTCAAGCAAGGGCTGCGCTGAATTCGTTACCACGGCATACAGGAATTCTTTTTTCAACCAGAAGGACTATGGCAGAACGCATAATGTGGCCGTGGCCTCTGTGAGGGCCGGTAATGTGATAGGGGGGGGAGACTGGGCGGAGGATAGGCTGGTTCCTGATTGTATAAGGGCCCTGGCGAAGAACCGGACGATTATTCTAAGGAACCCTGGGGCCGTGAGACCCTGGCAGCATGTGTTAGAACCTTTATCAGGATATTTATGGCTCGGGGCTTTAATGTGGGGAGGCGACATATGTTACAGTGACGCATGGAATTTCGGTCCGGATGATGAGGATAACCTTACCGTTGGGGATACGGTGAAAAAGATAATCGAATTGTGGGGGAGGGGCAGCTACAGGATCAGGCGAGATGCCCGGTTGCATGAAGCGAAGCTGTTGAAGCTTGATATAAGCAAGGCGCATTTTAAGTTGGGATGGAGACCGGTTTATCACATATACGAGGCGCTGGAGAAGGCCATTATCTGGTATGAGAAATATTATGGTGACCGCAATGACATGTATGGCTACACGGTAAAACAAATTAAGGACTACGCCGACCGCGCACATGAAATTGGCATACAGTGGAGCGCGTGA
- a CDS encoding glycosyltransferase has protein sequence MKISVVIPVYNEINTIAAIIQRVEAVPLEKEIIVVDDCSTDGTRKELERIASRDKILRVIYQERNQGKGAALREGFRYVTGDIVVIQDADLEYYPEEYPKLIEPIVRGRADVVYGSRFLGTHRVFMFTHYLGNKILNLITNILYNCIFSDMETCYKAFRAEILAHIRLRSNSFGFEPEFTAQVMKRGYKVYEVPISYDGRSYTEGKKITWKDGFIAIYWLVRCRFEPVDIGKETLLRMEAVRRYNDRIYERIRPFMGERILEAGAGIGNITRRLLDRECVIASDVSEDHLNTLRKRLVESDRLRIVTFDLNQCDADRFRGERLDTVLCLNVIEHIEDDARALRCFYEILEPGGRLILLAPACKMLYSKMDAGLDHYRRYSRGELARKIQDAGFALDLVRFFNMLGAVGWFINGKILRRKMLPKNQMKLFDLLMPLLKLEDHLRIPFGLSLLAVGRKEK, from the coding sequence GTGAAGATATCTGTTGTCATACCGGTCTATAACGAGATCAACACCATCGCCGCAATCATCCAGAGAGTCGAGGCTGTTCCACTCGAGAAGGAGATTATCGTCGTTGACGACTGCTCGACGGATGGCACCCGCAAAGAACTCGAGCGTATCGCATCGAGGGATAAAATTCTCAGGGTGATTTACCAGGAGCGCAACCAGGGGAAAGGCGCAGCGCTGCGCGAAGGTTTCAGGTATGTGACCGGTGATATCGTGGTCATTCAGGATGCCGATCTGGAGTACTATCCTGAGGAGTACCCGAAGCTGATCGAGCCGATTGTGAGGGGCAGGGCGGACGTGGTCTATGGCTCTCGGTTCCTGGGGACCCACCGTGTGTTCATGTTCACGCACTACCTCGGGAACAAGATCCTCAATCTGATCACCAATATCCTCTATAACTGCATTTTTTCCGATATGGAGACCTGCTACAAGGCCTTCCGTGCCGAGATCCTCGCGCACATCAGGCTTCGTTCGAATAGCTTTGGTTTTGAGCCCGAATTTACCGCCCAGGTGATGAAGCGGGGATATAAGGTGTATGAGGTGCCCATTTCTTACGATGGCCGATCGTACACCGAGGGCAAGAAGATCACCTGGAAAGACGGCTTTATCGCGATCTACTGGCTCGTGCGATGCAGGTTTGAACCGGTTGACATCGGGAAAGAAACGCTCCTGAGAATGGAAGCGGTCAGGAGATACAACGACCGGATCTACGAGCGGATCAGACCATTCATGGGGGAGCGCATCCTCGAGGCAGGGGCCGGCATAGGAAATATTACTCGCAGGCTTCTCGACAGGGAGTGTGTCATCGCCTCTGATGTGTCCGAAGATCACCTCAATACGCTGCGCAAGCGGCTTGTGGAGAGCGACAGGCTGAGGATTGTCACGTTCGACCTGAATCAATGTGACGCTGATCGATTCCGCGGAGAGAGACTTGATACCGTGCTCTGTTTGAATGTGATCGAGCATATTGAGGATGACGCGCGCGCGCTCAGGTGTTTCTATGAAATCCTCGAGCCGGGAGGTCGCCTCATACTCCTTGCCCCTGCGTGCAAAATGCTTTACAGCAAAATGGACGCCGGGCTTGACCACTACCGGCGCTACTCGCGCGGCGAGCTTGCCCGTAAGATTCAGGATGCCGGTTTCGCGCTCGATCTCGTGCGCTTTTTTAACATGCTGGGCGCGGTGGGATGGTTTATAAACGGAAAGATTTTGAGAAGAAAGATGCTTCCCAAGAACCAGATGAAGCTCTTCGACCTCCTGATGCCTCTCCTCAAGCTGGAAGACCATCTGCGCATCCCGTTCGGCCTCTCGCTGCTGGCGGTGGGGAGGAAAGAGAAGTAA